A part of Corvus hawaiiensis isolate bCorHaw1 chromosome 25, bCorHaw1.pri.cur, whole genome shotgun sequence genomic DNA contains:
- the LOC125338388 gene encoding spermatogenesis-associated protein 16-like, producing the protein MEAEEHKQRPQSGADKAESHGNLSGTNAETPAESGTGTFPGPPLPIPLSRLREIEAELIGADEADTEAEPGEPLMSAVAAAAGQAPAPAAGDSVWHRAGAALQAALRDGSARYTQRDFAAAAAKFSTALELCSKGFATEDPLKSSPDDISRLASWIESKLVICYLKLGQPDLALQHSHRSIIQNPSHFRSHLRQAACFRCLHRYSEAARSAMVAQYLYVLAEGAGLETSDLIQLYWQAMTQEALSGEVSFSVLYTPFEKENKTDKIKEANKSFAEKHPDYVQHIFTDPHGIHLLPERAESHPDQQYLLTLGFRNKEIGKTVEMSVTRKLPVFRGRKRAFSPSMEEEEETFWQNTGKRIMAAMAFIGSTKIKDERGPCARAIEQFHHASLLSRLQRREEQAQVMTQAMAELATAPYLQRVSQEDDKLLQSLMADAVDILAGRTGERVWTKIQKVALIEEYLREGEEHYLRTPHMQIPGMENMNWTPRGQGYLRLKNTNMFIPNPRSLATGPKKRRIAFAKS; encoded by the exons ATG GAGGCAGAAGAGCACAAACAACGACCGCAGAGTGGCGCAGATAAAGCAGAAAGCCATGGAAATCTGTCCGGGACAAACGCAGAAACGCCAGCAGAGAGCGGCACAGGGACATTCCCGGGCCCTCCGCTTCCCATTCCTCTCTCCAGACTCAGGGAAATAGAAGCGGAGCTGATCGGCGCTGATGAGGCGGACACTGAGGCGGAGCCTGGCGAGCCGCTGAtgtctgcagtggcagcagcagcgggccaggctcctgccccagccgcAGGGGACAGCGTGTGGCACCGCGCTGGCGCTGCGCTCCAGGCCGCCCTGCGGGACGGCAGCGCTCGGTACACGCAGCGCGATTTCGCAGCAGCCGCGGCCAAGTTCTCCACGGCACTGGAG CTTTGCAGTAAAGGCTTTGCTACAGAGGACCCCTTGAAGTCCTCTCCAGATGATATTTCCAGGCTTGCCAGTTGGATTGAGTCAAAGCTCGTCATCTGCTACTTAAAACTGGGGCAGCCTGACCTTGCTCTGCAACATTCACACAG GAGCATCATTCAGAACCCCTCTCACTTCCGCAGTCACCTGCGCCAAGCCGCTTGCTTTCGGTGCCTGCACAGATACTCGGAGGCTGCAAG GAGCGCCATGGTCGCGCAGTATCTGTACGTcttggctgaaggagctgggctggagaccAGTGACCTCATCCAGCTGTACTGGCAG GCTATGACTCAAGAAGCCCTTAGTGGAGaagtctctttttctgttctgtacaCACCTTTTGAGAAAGAGAACAAGACTGACAAAATAAAGGAGGCcaacaaaagctttgctgagaaGCACCCTGATTACGTGCAGCACATATTTACAG ATCCTCATGGAATTCACCTGTTGCCAGAGAGGGCTGAATCTCACCCTGACCAGCAGTACTTACTGACTCTGGGCTTCAGAAACAAAGAGATTGGAAAAACCGTGGAAATGTCTGTAACTCGAAAACTGCCAGTCTTTCGAG GCCGGAAAAGAGCTTTCAGTCCCAGcatggaggaagaagaagaaacattttggcAGAACACTGGGAAAAGGATCATGGCAGCCATGGCTTTTATAGGAAGCACTAAAATAAAG GATGAGCGTGGCCCATGTGCACGGGCCATCGAGCAGTTCCACCACGCCAGCCTGCTCAGCCGCCTGCAGAGACGGGAGGAACAGGCCCAGGTGATGACCCAGGCAATGGCTGAGCTGGCGACTGCTCCCTACCTGCAGAGAGTCTCTCAGGAGGATGACAAGCTG ctgcagtcaCTGATGGCAGATGCTGTGGACATCCTCGCAGGAAGAACTGGAGAGCGTGTGTGGACTAAAATACAGAAG GTGGCACTAATTGAAGAGTActtgagggaaggagaagagcatTACTTAAGGACCCCACACATGCAAATACCTGGAATGGAAAACATGAACTGGACTCCAAGGGGACAGGGATATTtgagactgaaaaatacaaacatgttCATTCCCAACCCACGAAGCTTGGCCACAGGGCCAAAAAAAAGACGCATAGCTTTTGCAAAAAGTTGA